A window from Sinanaerobacter sp. ZZT-01 encodes these proteins:
- a CDS encoding GIY-YIG nuclease family protein produces the protein MEQGRKEKINAYKRRRLNGGVYQIKNLINGKCLLQSTTDLAGSKNRFDFSCYTGSCISYKLQKEWTIFGKDSFVFEVLEELTQKETQTEKEFSEDIKTLEEIWMEKIDPDILY, from the coding sequence ATGGAGCAAGGCCGAAAAGAAAAGATAAATGCTTATAAACGGCGCAGGCTTAACGGAGGTGTTTATCAAATTAAAAACCTTATAAATGGAAAATGTCTTCTACAGAGTACTACTGATTTGGCCGGAAGTAAAAATAGATTTGATTTTTCTTGCTATACAGGAAGCTGTATTAGTTATAAATTGCAAAAAGAGTGGACTATATTTGGAAAAGATTCTTTTGTTTTTGAAGTTTTAGAAGAATTAACTCAAAAAGAGACACAAACAGAAAAGGAATTCAGTGAAGACATAAAGACATTAGAGGAAATCTGGATGGAAAAGATTGACCCTGATATACTATATTAG
- a CDS encoding DUF2087 domain-containing protein: MKAIETFLDENGKIIRLPAKGEKKREVLLYLAEKFSYNQDYTEKEVNSIIDHWHTFGDYFLLRRELIDSHFLSRTWDGKKYWKESFLD, translated from the coding sequence ATGAAAGCGATAGAAACGTTTTTAGATGAAAACGGAAAAATTATTCGATTGCCCGCCAAAGGAGAAAAGAAGAGAGAAGTATTGCTGTATCTTGCTGAAAAATTTTCATATAATCAGGATTATACAGAAAAAGAAGTAAATTCCATAATTGATCATTGGCATACTTTTGGAGATTATTTTTTACTGAGACGGGAGTTAATTGATTCTCATTTTTTGTCGAGAACATGGGATGGTAAAAAGTACTGGAAAGAATCGTTTTTGGATTGA
- a CDS encoding helix-turn-helix domain-containing protein, translated as MDCKKVGDLIYTLRKEKGMTQKEIADLMNISDRTISKWERGLGCPDVSLLSDLSQILGVNIEEILLGRVNLNESVGGNMKKIKFYVCPQCGNLLTAASEANVSCCGRRLNGLTAEKAPDEHELKVESIEDELYISSDHEMKKDHFISFAAFATGDKVFLVKQYPEWGLQFRLPRLGHGKLYFYCTKHGLFYQLL; from the coding sequence ATGGATTGCAAAAAGGTTGGAGATTTAATTTATACGCTAAGAAAAGAAAAAGGAATGACCCAAAAAGAAATTGCGGATCTTATGAATATTAGTGATCGAACGATCAGTAAATGGGAACGTGGGTTGGGCTGCCCGGATGTCTCGTTACTTTCTGATTTATCGCAAATACTTGGAGTAAATATAGAAGAAATTTTATTGGGAAGAGTGAATCTCAATGAAAGTGTCGGAGGAAACATGAAAAAGATAAAATTTTACGTCTGTCCGCAATGTGGTAATTTATTGACTGCGGCAAGTGAAGCAAATGTTTCATGCTGCGGAAGAAGATTAAATGGTTTGACAGCAGAAAAAGCACCAGATGAACATGAACTTAAGGTAGAATCGATTGAAGATGAATTATATATTTCATCCGATCATGAGATGAAAAAAGATCATTTTATTTCTTTTGCTGCATTTGCAACAGGAGACAAGGTCTTTCTTGTAAAGCAATATCCGGAATGGGGACTGCAATTTCGCCTTCCACGGCTTGGACACGGAAAATTATATTTTTATTGCACAAAGCATGGGCTGTTTTATCAATTACTATAA
- a CDS encoding sensor domain-containing diguanylate cyclase: MISIIILIGFISISFVNYYTYGKVIKDDIKNISKLTSTNIYSDINNELTKPIFVSLTMANDHFLKDWLSNEQDHLDDVDYIKKLQDFLVGIKLKYNYNSVFLVSAQSNHYYHYEGIHKKISGDNEHDQWYYTFVDGEMLYDLDVDTDEVANNILTVFINCRIEDDNGALMGVVGVGVKMDEVQFLLKKFEDNFDLEACLINDKGLMQVHTRSKLIEKVNLFDEPVIAQFKDEIIKNKESLETFRYREQNLDGYLITRYIPEMDWYLMVKKDTSILKKSFQSQMLSDLFIILLVILLLLLLGFYLVRRYEQHITELIKTDQLTNLPNRRAFDESIYDALDQFNKAGKLFTVFVFDIDNFKCVNDTHGHIFGDQVLRLIGTMAKKQMGAEALITRWGGDEFAGILYESGSDPQKTAQDLVEYIGSIEELKEHGITISLGMTQVQFFDTPDSIMIRADQGLYEAKKNGKNQFHII; the protein is encoded by the coding sequence ATGATTAGTATAATAATTTTAATTGGATTCATTTCGATTTCGTTTGTAAATTATTATACTTATGGCAAAGTGATCAAAGATGATATTAAAAATATATCAAAGCTGACTTCTACCAACATTTATTCTGATATTAACAATGAATTGACCAAGCCTATTTTCGTATCCTTGACTATGGCAAATGATCATTTCTTAAAGGATTGGTTATCTAACGAACAGGATCATTTAGACGATGTTGATTACATAAAAAAATTACAGGATTTCCTTGTTGGGATCAAGCTGAAATACAACTATAATTCAGTTTTTTTAGTTTCAGCACAATCGAATCACTACTACCATTATGAAGGTATCCATAAAAAAATTTCCGGAGACAATGAACACGATCAATGGTATTATACATTTGTTGACGGAGAAATGCTCTATGATTTAGATGTAGATACGGATGAAGTTGCAAATAACATACTGACGGTTTTTATTAATTGCAGAATTGAAGATGATAACGGTGCTCTCATGGGGGTTGTCGGTGTTGGCGTAAAAATGGATGAAGTACAATTCCTTCTAAAAAAATTTGAAGATAATTTTGACTTAGAAGCTTGTCTAATCAATGACAAAGGCTTAATGCAGGTTCATACCCGCAGCAAATTGATTGAAAAAGTAAATTTGTTTGATGAACCGGTGATTGCTCAATTTAAAGATGAGATAATAAAAAATAAAGAGTCATTGGAAACATTTCGCTACCGAGAGCAAAATTTAGACGGATACTTAATAACGAGATACATACCGGAGATGGACTGGTACCTTATGGTAAAAAAAGATACTTCAATATTAAAAAAATCCTTTCAGTCCCAGATGCTAAGCGATCTTTTTATAATTTTACTGGTCATTTTACTCTTACTTCTACTAGGGTTTTATCTAGTTCGCCGATATGAACAACATATTACAGAATTGATTAAGACCGACCAGCTGACAAATCTGCCGAATCGGAGAGCTTTTGATGAGTCGATTTACGATGCATTAGATCAATTTAATAAAGCAGGTAAATTATTTACAGTATTTGTATTTGATATTGACAATTTCAAATGTGTGAATGATACACATGGACATATTTTTGGAGATCAAGTATTAAGATTAATCGGGACTATGGCAAAAAAACAAATGGGAGCAGAAGCGTTAATTACCCGCTGGGGTGGTGATGAATTTGCGGGCATTCTTTACGAATCAGGAAGCGATCCGCAGAAGACAGCACAAGATTTAGTGGAATATATAGGTTCAATAGAAGAGCTGAAAGAACACGGAATTACAATCAGCTTAGGGATGACTCAGGTACAGTTTTTTGATACACCTGATTCGATCATGATACGCGCAGACCAGGGTTTATATGAAGCGAAAAAAAACGGAAAAAACCAGTTTCATATCATATAG
- a CDS encoding zinc ribbon domain-containing protein, whose amino-acid sequence MKSIKPGRGPSMMNGIGSIAAGIFGIFWTFFAVSMGAPWFFALFGIIFVGMAIVQAIYNLNNATNKNRFSEYDIVENSEERDPMQEYINNRVKDEQGSESDMDLKIEDQKFHYCPYCGANANADFEFCSRCGRKLPD is encoded by the coding sequence TTGAAAAGTATTAAGCCGGGTAGAGGGCCTTCCATGATGAATGGAATTGGGTCCATTGCAGCAGGAATATTTGGAATATTTTGGACGTTTTTTGCGGTCAGCATGGGAGCACCGTGGTTCTTTGCATTGTTCGGAATCATATTTGTAGGCATGGCTATTGTGCAGGCTATCTACAATTTAAATAATGCAACAAATAAAAATCGTTTTTCAGAATATGATATCGTGGAAAATTCAGAAGAGCGTGATCCGATGCAGGAATATATAAATAATAGAGTAAAAGACGAACAAGGCTCTGAAAGCGATATGGATCTAAAAATAGAGGATCAGAAGTTTCATTATTGTCCATATTGTGGAGCAAATGCAAACGCTGATTTTGAATTTTGCAGTAGATGCGGGAGGAAACTTCCAGATTAA
- a CDS encoding LysM peptidoglycan-binding domain-containing protein — protein MQEYIIQPNDTLFYIAKKFGIPLVQLINANPELANPNLIYIGQVIKIPDLFRIPEQFDTIEENAVGVIDDIYLGDWAKAIGKVEIIQKAMNDAMTYLQEAYVPNQLISSMNTAIRSLDQNVMQKRTYPAISQANQVTRFLADMLDYYEVIIPPDIKRLSYLGRQMIINIESNDWNEANNNYMTAKRYWERLKPELDEKYNDNIVEFDMLLNDLGESIKNKNYEMTIENIVAMLDGIQMLENDFAEQRQNEMAAE, from the coding sequence ATGCAAGAGTACATCATACAACCCAATGATACATTATTTTACATTGCAAAGAAATTTGGGATCCCTTTAGTACAATTAATCAACGCAAATCCTGAATTAGCCAATCCCAATTTAATCTATATTGGGCAAGTTATAAAAATTCCTGACTTATTTAGGATCCCAGAACAATTTGATACAATAGAAGAAAATGCAGTAGGGGTTATCGATGATATTTATTTAGGTGATTGGGCAAAGGCAATTGGTAAGGTGGAAATTATACAAAAAGCAATGAACGATGCGATGACTTATCTACAGGAGGCCTATGTTCCAAATCAGCTTATATCTTCAATGAATACTGCAATTCGTAGTTTAGATCAAAATGTAATGCAAAAAAGAACTTATCCTGCAATTTCTCAAGCAAATCAAGTCACAAGATTTCTTGCTGATATGCTGGATTATTATGAAGTGATCATTCCGCCAGACATAAAAAGGCTATCTTATCTAGGCAGGCAGATGATTATTAATATCGAAAGTAACGATTGGAATGAAGCAAATAATAACTACATGACTGCAAAAAGATATTGGGAGAGATTAAAACCCGAACTTGACGAAAAATACAATGATAACATTGTTGAATTTGATATGTTGTTAAATGATTTAGGAGAATCCATCAAAAATAAAAATTATGAGATGACAATTGAAAATATCGTTGCAATGCTTGATGGTATTCAAATGTTGGAAAATGATTTTGCAGAGCAAAGACAAAATGAAATGGCTGCAGAGTAA
- a CDS encoding LysM peptidoglycan-binding domain-containing protein, translating to MTKKYRIVSKTRFTIFMSLLFILLIILINSLSGLYQSNSLTRIDYTEIQIQAGDTLWKLAQEFGPSNQDLRAVIYEICMINQISADSIQPGQSILIPASI from the coding sequence ATGACTAAAAAATATCGAATTGTATCAAAAACTCGTTTTACTATTTTTATGAGCCTATTATTTATACTCCTTATTATTCTAATAAACTCTTTATCCGGATTATATCAATCAAACAGTTTAACACGCATTGATTATACGGAAATTCAGATTCAGGCTGGAGATACTTTATGGAAATTGGCACAAGAATTTGGACCATCCAATCAAGATCTTCGTGCAGTCATTTATGAAATATGTATGATAAATCAAATTTCCGCCGATTCTATACAACCTGGACAATCCATTCTGATCCCAGCATCCATTTAA
- a CDS encoding AAA family ATPase, with amino-acid sequence MVYLRGFEFSKNIDMTQNIYPYNILSSNRLDTMFFDSITLLYGGNASGKSSILNILANHCQLNGLVSSQAYGKPFFQYVSECKAVFADEIVKLPPESKYIKSEDILNEVKQVEDKKTMLDAYIRHCAKTLGIESADETTIERRMHSVKLTKALENLEFSKEKYSNGEVAFQILEDEIKPDSLYLLDEPETSLSPSNQIKLADEIRRSARLLGCQFIIATHSPFLLGILDGKIYDLDQKEITESKWYDLENIRTYYNFFKEKEICFQ; translated from the coding sequence ATGGTTTACTTAAGAGGCTTTGAATTTTCTAAAAATATAGATATGACACAAAATATTTATCCTTATAATATTTTGAGTTCAAATAGACTCGACACGATGTTTTTTGATTCCATTACATTACTTTATGGAGGAAATGCTTCTGGAAAATCAAGTATATTAAATATCCTTGCAAATCATTGTCAGTTAAATGGTTTGGTTTCTTCGCAAGCTTATGGAAAGCCTTTTTTTCAATATGTTTCAGAATGCAAAGCCGTTTTTGCAGACGAAATAGTAAAACTTCCGCCAGAAAGCAAATATATTAAAAGTGAGGATATTTTAAATGAAGTAAAGCAAGTTGAGGATAAAAAAACAATGCTTGATGCTTATATACGTCATTGTGCAAAAACACTTGGAATAGAAAGCGCCGACGAAACGACGATCGAAAGAAGAATGCATTCTGTGAAATTGACAAAGGCACTAGAGAATTTGGAATTCAGTAAAGAAAAATATTCAAATGGTGAGGTCGCATTTCAAATATTAGAAGATGAAATAAAGCCGGATTCTTTATACTTATTAGATGAACCAGAGACTTCTCTTTCTCCAAGCAACCAAATAAAGCTCGCAGATGAAATAAGAAGAAGTGCACGATTGCTCGGATGTCAGTTTATTATCGCAACACACTCCCCTTTTCTTTTGGGAATATTGGATGGAAAGATATATGACCTAGATCAAAAAGAAATAACGGAATCTAAGTGGTATGATTTGGAAAATATTCGGACTTATTATAATTTTTTTAAGGAAAAAGAAATATGTTTTCAATGA
- a CDS encoding polysaccharide deacetylase family protein, producing the protein MTHADTQIKITKNIVDHLRKKAGTLETINHRVIPVCIPILMFHHISDEENASLTSDTFRRYMIELKEGGYETIFYEDLYGFVNGSNDLPEKPVIVTFDDGYESNYLYAYPILKGLGMKAEISIIGSSVGLDENPSTGLPIIPHFSWEQAKEMINSGYIRIRSHSYELHQHVSAEEVDRLGVIKNSYESPEYYSNMFSQDARLMKQLIKQNLNYDDFVYTYPYGKYNIQTEGLLRNLKYKVTVTTNSGINQVRIGDYDSLRLMKRIPCDTNNSQNIIERIYYYK; encoded by the coding sequence ATGACCCACGCAGATACTCAAATAAAAATCACAAAAAACATAGTGGATCATTTAAGAAAAAAAGCAGGAACGCTTGAAACAATAAATCACAGAGTCATACCTGTGTGCATACCGATTTTAATGTTTCACCATATCTCCGATGAAGAAAATGCTTCTTTAACTTCCGATACCTTTCGGCGCTACATGATAGAATTGAAAGAAGGCGGTTATGAAACCATTTTTTATGAAGATTTGTATGGATTTGTTAACGGAAGCAATGATCTACCTGAAAAGCCAGTCATTGTTACCTTTGACGATGGATACGAGAGTAATTATCTGTACGCCTATCCTATTTTAAAAGGACTTGGTATGAAAGCTGAAATTTCAATTATTGGAAGCTCTGTTGGACTAGATGAAAATCCGAGCACCGGTCTTCCGATCATTCCTCATTTTTCTTGGGAGCAAGCGAAAGAGATGATAAATTCCGGTTATATTCGAATTCGTTCTCATAGCTATGAATTGCACCAGCATGTTTCCGCAGAAGAAGTTGACCGTCTAGGTGTAATAAAAAATTCATATGAATCACCGGAGTATTACAGTAATATGTTCTCTCAAGATGCAAGGCTTATGAAACAATTGATTAAACAAAATTTAAACTATGATGATTTTGTCTATACATATCCTTACGGCAAATATAATATACAAACAGAGGGATTGTTAAGAAACTTAAAATATAAGGTTACGGTTACAACAAATAGCGGTATTAATCAAGTAAGAATCGGAGATTATGACTCTCTGCGCCTAATGAAACGTATCCCTTGCGATACAAATAATTCACAAAATATCATCGAACGAATTTATTATTATAAGTAA
- a CDS encoding TVP38/TMEM64 family protein, translating into MQRDKRKRQFQIFFSIVKLTLLLVIALGIPFILYFWFPDILNRFHTQEELNAFLSEYHTFGMFLYIGLQILQIVICIIPGQMMQFAAGYVYYFWIGFFLSMIGIGLGTVITFYLARILGKNAMHVLFGEKKINHFIEMLNSKRAYMVIFILYLIPGFPKDLITYAAGVSEIKLKPYLVLSLVGRTPALMATIMIGAMTRTGSYMNVILLCIAVAFVTLICFIHRKKFIGFTDIIYHRLVQTKKRNY; encoded by the coding sequence ATGCAAAGGGATAAACGCAAGAGACAATTTCAAATATTTTTTTCGATTGTGAAGCTGACACTTTTGCTGGTCATCGCATTAGGAATCCCTTTTATTCTTTATTTTTGGTTTCCGGATATTTTAAATCGATTTCATACACAGGAAGAACTGAATGCCTTTCTTTCGGAATACCATACGTTTGGCATGTTCCTATACATCGGACTGCAAATTTTGCAAATTGTCATCTGTATTATTCCCGGTCAGATGATGCAATTTGCAGCAGGCTATGTTTATTATTTCTGGATTGGTTTTTTCCTTTCTATGATAGGGATCGGTCTGGGTACTGTAATTACATTTTATTTAGCTAGAATATTAGGTAAAAATGCAATGCATGTACTCTTCGGTGAAAAAAAAATCAATCATTTTATTGAAATGCTGAACAGCAAGCGTGCATACATGGTTATCTTTATTTTATATCTCATTCCAGGATTTCCGAAAGACCTGATTACGTATGCAGCTGGTGTATCAGAAATCAAATTAAAGCCTTATTTGGTTTTATCACTTGTAGGAAGAACTCCCGCTTTGATGGCGACGATCATGATTGGTGCAATGACACGAACCGGGAGCTACATGAACGTCATTCTGCTTTGCATTGCGGTTGCTTTTGTAACCCTGATCTGTTTCATACACAGAAAAAAATTTATCGGATTTACCGATATTATATATCATCGACTAGTTCAAACTAAAAAAAGGAATTACTGA
- a CDS encoding aminotransferase class I/II-fold pyridoxal phosphate-dependent enzyme: MQKNTSQLLKESMGIHEKVIQAVSTAENEVCEIFSDLDDIMAFNQYKVLDVFQKCRISDMHFAWQTGYGYDDQGRAALEKVYSMLFKTEAALVRPIIVNGTHALTLTLTGILRPGDEMIYCTGRPYDTLEEVIGLREEGRGSLKEFGISYKQVELKENGTIDLESLRDAISTKTRMVCVQRATGYGWRKAITIAEMEEWTNFVKEINPNIICMVDNCYGEFLDTKEPTEVGVDVIAGSLIKNPGGGLALTGGYIAGRSDLIESISYRMTSPGIGGECGLTFGQTRTMMQGLFIAPKVVNGAVKGAILCAKVFQNLGYEVCPKPDEKRSDIIEAVKLGTPEAVIAFCEGIQAAAPIDSHVKPVSWNMPGYADPVIMAAGAFVQGSSIELSADAPIRPPYIAYFQGGLTYEHSKFGVIKALQALFDKEMVTII, translated from the coding sequence ATGCAAAAAAATACAAGTCAATTATTAAAAGAATCAATGGGAATTCATGAAAAGGTAATTCAAGCCGTTTCCACTGCTGAAAACGAAGTATGTGAGATCTTTTCAGATCTGGATGATATTATGGCATTCAATCAATATAAAGTACTGGATGTATTTCAAAAATGCCGTATCAGCGATATGCATTTTGCGTGGCAAACAGGATACGGTTATGACGATCAAGGGCGAGCTGCTTTAGAAAAAGTATATTCTATGCTTTTTAAAACAGAAGCCGCTTTGGTTCGACCGATTATTGTAAATGGAACACATGCCTTAACTTTAACCTTAACGGGTATTTTAAGACCCGGCGATGAGATGATTTATTGTACGGGAAGACCTTATGATACGCTAGAAGAAGTCATCGGGCTTCGCGAAGAGGGCAGGGGTTCGTTAAAAGAATTTGGCATTTCCTATAAGCAGGTAGAACTTAAAGAAAACGGTACCATTGATCTGGAGTCTTTGAGAGATGCTATTTCTACAAAAACCAGAATGGTATGTGTACAAAGAGCGACTGGCTATGGCTGGCGCAAGGCAATCACCATTGCGGAAATGGAAGAATGGACAAATTTTGTAAAGGAAATAAATCCAAATATCATCTGTATGGTTGACAACTGCTACGGAGAATTTTTAGACACCAAGGAACCGACAGAAGTTGGCGTCGATGTCATCGCCGGTTCTCTGATTAAAAATCCAGGCGGCGGCTTAGCTTTAACCGGAGGTTATATTGCCGGACGCTCTGATTTGATAGAAAGTATTTCTTATCGTATGACCTCACCGGGCATCGGAGGAGAATGCGGGCTTACCTTTGGGCAAACTCGTACCATGATGCAAGGACTTTTTATTGCACCCAAAGTGGTAAATGGTGCTGTAAAAGGTGCGATATTGTGTGCAAAGGTTTTTCAAAATCTAGGATATGAAGTCTGTCCAAAGCCAGATGAAAAAAGAAGTGACATCATAGAAGCGGTTAAACTTGGCACTCCGGAAGCCGTTATTGCCTTTTGTGAAGGAATTCAGGCAGCAGCACCGATTGATTCTCATGTGAAACCAGTTTCTTGGAATATGCCCGGTTATGCTGATCCCGTAATTATGGCAGCGGGAGCGTTTGTTCAAGGCTCTTCCATTGAATTAAGCGCAGATGCGCCGATTCGTCCACCTTATATCGCTTATTTTCAAGGCGGTCTTACTTATGAACATTCAAAATTCGGTGTTATCAAAGCATTGCAGGCTTTATTTGATAAGGAAATGGTTACAATAATATAG
- a CDS encoding tyrosine-type recombinase/integrase, with protein sequence MSSHKKIQIQNKKGKPANILLKENDIINHCTEIEKELPRWLNGFFMYLKGNLLPMSRLAYLRDVRFFCHYLIEETDLTQAKTTKDIHTEDFSKIQAVDINLFIDYCRRYKVETEKNIIIYENDKKSLARKKSSLSVFFKYLYRDGMVPKNITDGFDPIKLPKASDREIKALQDDEVMIMLDAVTNGTGLTDHERHYWEKTKHRDKCILILFVTYGLRLSELQQLNVSSFNFSRGEFKIYRKRAKESIMPLNHTVISALQNYLDLERPSSEQLPKEEEDAFFLSLQKKRMTGRQIRELVKKYTSISLKTARKRGYSPHKLRATAATSLIARGNSIYDVQALLDHDNVTTTQLYAAHKLNVKRDLIKVFEWEDED encoded by the coding sequence ATGAGCTCACATAAAAAAATACAAATACAAAATAAAAAAGGGAAACCCGCTAATATTCTATTAAAAGAAAATGATATTATAAATCATTGTACCGAAATAGAAAAAGAACTTCCCCGCTGGTTAAATGGGTTTTTTATGTATTTAAAAGGTAATTTACTTCCTATGTCACGCTTAGCTTATTTGAGGGATGTTCGTTTTTTTTGCCATTATTTGATAGAAGAAACCGATTTAACACAGGCAAAAACGACAAAAGATATACATACAGAAGATTTTTCTAAAATTCAAGCAGTTGATATTAATTTGTTCATTGATTATTGTCGCCGTTATAAAGTAGAGACTGAGAAGAACATCATCATCTATGAAAATGATAAAAAGTCTCTTGCTCGAAAAAAATCGTCCTTATCCGTCTTTTTCAAATATTTATATCGTGACGGTATGGTTCCAAAGAATATTACGGATGGTTTTGATCCAATTAAGCTTCCTAAGGCATCCGATCGGGAAATCAAAGCACTGCAGGACGACGAAGTCATGATTATGCTGGATGCCGTTACCAACGGGACTGGTTTAACCGATCACGAACGCCATTATTGGGAAAAAACAAAGCATCGAGATAAATGCATTCTCATTTTATTTGTCACTTACGGGCTGCGCCTCTCCGAGCTTCAGCAACTGAATGTATCTTCCTTTAATTTCAGCCGTGGTGAATTTAAAATTTATAGAAAAAGGGCCAAAGAATCCATCATGCCTTTAAATCATACCGTGATTAGTGCTTTGCAAAATTACTTGGATTTAGAAAGACCCAGCAGTGAGCAGCTGCCAAAAGAAGAGGAAGATGCATTCTTTCTTTCTTTACAGAAAAAGCGCATGACAGGACGACAAATTCGTGAATTGGTGAAAAAATACACCTCTATCTCTCTGAAAACTGCAAGAAAGAGGGGATACAGTCCTCATAAACTCCGTGCAACCGCAGCAACCTCCCTGATCGCACGAGGTAACTCCATCTATGACGTACAAGCACTTTTAGATCATGATAACGTTACAACAACACAACTGTATGCTGCTCACAAACTGAACGTAAAAAGAGATTTAATTAAAGTTTTTGAATGGGAAGATGAGGACTAA
- the miaA gene encoding tRNA (adenosine(37)-N6)-dimethylallyltransferase MiaA: MKQKVVMIAGPTAVGKTEYSIKVAQNLGGEIVSADSMQIYRYMNIGSAKPTKKELSMARHYMVDEIDPRTPFSVAEYQKKAKEYIVRIFEKNALPIISGGTGLYVNSLIYDMNFSVVPEQSSLRKRLQEEAITHGNAFIHGKLKAKDPKAALRIHPNNVKKVIRALEILESGETDVRKFEESFVKTKDYSVILIGLNRNRDELYERINRRVDLLMKAGLLQEVQSLLDMGLTESNISMKGIGYKELIDYVHGASSLENAVEQIKKNTRHYAKRQLTWFRRYQEMQWFNLSEFKDTAKAEEAILNYIQHEIS, translated from the coding sequence TTGAAACAAAAGGTAGTAATGATTGCAGGTCCTACCGCCGTTGGAAAAACAGAATATTCCATTAAAGTAGCACAGAACCTAGGAGGAGAAATTGTCTCAGCTGATTCAATGCAAATTTATCGTTACATGAACATTGGAAGCGCAAAGCCTACAAAAAAAGAGCTTTCCATGGCTCGTCATTACATGGTAGATGAAATTGATCCACGCACTCCATTCAGTGTTGCAGAATATCAAAAAAAAGCAAAAGAATATATTGTCCGTATTTTTGAAAAAAACGCACTCCCGATTATCAGCGGTGGAACCGGACTTTACGTAAATTCTCTAATTTATGATATGAATTTTTCCGTTGTTCCAGAACAGAGTTCCCTGCGAAAACGGTTACAAGAAGAAGCAATTACCCATGGAAACGCTTTTATCCATGGAAAATTAAAAGCAAAGGATCCCAAGGCAGCTCTGCGCATTCATCCCAATAACGTGAAAAAAGTAATTAGAGCTTTGGAAATATTGGAATCTGGAGAAACGGATGTTCGAAAGTTTGAAGAATCCTTTGTTAAAACAAAAGATTATTCCGTTATTCTAATCGGATTAAATCGAAATCGAGATGAATTATATGAAAGAATCAACCGAAGGGTTGATCTTTTAATGAAAGCCGGACTTCTTCAAGAAGTACAAAGCCTGCTAGATATGGGGCTGACCGAAAGCAATATTTCTATGAAAGGAATCGGTTACAAAGAATTGATCGATTACGTTCACGGTGCTTCTTCTCTCGAAAATGCCGTAGAACAAATTAAAAAAAATACCCGCCATTATGCAAAACGTCAGCTGACTTGGTTTCGCCGTTATCAAGAAATGCAATGGTTTAACCTATCAGAATTTAAAGATACAGCTAAAGCGGAAGAGGCTATCCTGAATTATATTCAACATGAAATATCTTGA